A DNA window from Paenibacillus andongensis contains the following coding sequences:
- a CDS encoding NAD-dependent malic enzyme, with protein sequence MSIPSGVNTSIILRLELDKDTASFGSVATAISDAGGDIIAIDVVRTDKNITVRDITINVYDNKHTELIAAAIRTLAGVKIVHVSDQTFLLHLGGKIEMSPKYPIKNRDDLSRVYTPGVAKVCMAIHEKPSLSHTLTIKRNTVAVISDGTAVLGLGNIGPEAAMPVMEGKAMLFKQLAGVDAFPICLATQDTDEIVNIVKALSPTFGGINLEDISAPRCFEIEQRLIEELDIPVFHDDQHGTAVVLLAGLINAVKIVGKKLEDCKVVLCGVGAAGTACTKMLMAAGVRNIIGVDRQGAITRDGVYDNPFWQWYAEHTNPNQIQGSLSEVIEGADIFIGVSGPGVLKREDVAKMAENPIVFAMANPTPEILPEEAEPYVRVMATGRSDYPNQINNVLCFPGLFRGLLDCRASRVTENMKLAAAKAIASVVQEDELNEYYIIPSVFNQSVAERVRDAVIEAAYEDGVARRRKEKVQA encoded by the coding sequence GTGTCAATCCCATCGGGAGTTAATACAAGTATTATTTTGAGACTAGAATTGGATAAGGACACCGCGTCGTTCGGCAGTGTGGCTACGGCCATTAGTGATGCAGGTGGAGATATTATAGCCATTGACGTCGTTAGAACGGACAAAAACATCACGGTTCGGGATATCACGATTAATGTATACGATAACAAGCATACCGAACTGATTGCCGCGGCCATCCGTACATTGGCAGGAGTGAAAATCGTTCATGTTTCGGATCAAACGTTTCTGCTTCATTTGGGCGGGAAAATTGAAATGAGTCCCAAGTATCCGATTAAAAATCGGGATGACCTCTCCAGGGTGTATACACCGGGTGTTGCCAAGGTGTGCATGGCGATCCACGAAAAGCCTTCGCTCTCCCATACGCTTACCATCAAACGCAACACGGTCGCGGTCATATCGGATGGAACTGCCGTACTTGGTCTGGGTAACATTGGACCTGAAGCAGCGATGCCCGTCATGGAAGGAAAGGCGATGCTGTTCAAGCAATTAGCAGGCGTTGACGCTTTTCCCATATGTCTGGCTACACAGGACACAGATGAAATTGTAAATATCGTGAAAGCGCTATCGCCTACGTTCGGCGGAATCAATCTAGAAGATATATCTGCACCTAGATGCTTTGAAATTGAACAGCGGCTTATCGAGGAACTGGATATTCCCGTATTTCATGATGATCAACATGGTACAGCCGTAGTGCTTTTGGCGGGATTGATTAATGCCGTTAAAATCGTGGGCAAGAAGCTTGAGGATTGCAAAGTCGTGCTTTGCGGCGTTGGCGCAGCAGGAACGGCTTGCACCAAAATGCTGATGGCGGCAGGTGTCCGAAATATTATTGGTGTCGATCGGCAGGGTGCTATCACGCGTGATGGCGTTTACGATAATCCGTTTTGGCAATGGTATGCGGAACATACGAATCCGAATCAGATTCAAGGTTCGCTTTCGGAAGTTATTGAAGGAGCGGATATTTTCATCGGCGTATCGGGTCCCGGTGTACTTAAAAGGGAAGACGTCGCCAAAATGGCGGAGAATCCGATCGTCTTTGCGATGGCAAACCCAACGCCGGAAATTCTCCCCGAAGAGGCAGAGCCTTATGTGCGGGTTATGGCAACCGGCCGTTCGGACTACCCGAACCAAATCAACAATGTGCTGTGTTTCCCAGGCTTGTTCCGGGGGCTGCTCGATTGCAGGGCGTCCAGAGTGACAGAGAATATGAAGCTTGCAGCAGCCAAGGCGATTGCATCGGTTGTTCAAGAGGATGAGTTGAATGAATATTACATTATTCCAAGTGTGTTTAATCAATCGGTCGCTGAACGAGTGAGAGATGCGGTGATAGAAGCGGCTTATGAAGACGGGGTCGCCAGAAGACGTAAAGAGAAAGTCCAAGCCTAA
- the purK gene encoding 5-(carboxyamino)imidazole ribonucleotide synthase, which produces MSEASNLSGKVIKPGGTIGILGGGQLGRMLALAGRNMGYRFVTLDPTDDAPCGQVADEQIQADFDDVEAARKLAALSDVITYEFENVDAHVTNILMNESYVPQGSELLYTTQHRLREKRAIEAAGVPVAPYAEITSAAELREAAERFGTPCVLKTATGGYDGKGQWVLRSLDEVEEAYETLSRAKTELVLEQFIHFDKELSVIAARSPRGEVKAFPAAENIHVHNILHQSIVPARIPAQVQKEAEELAVRIAESLGVIGLIAVELFLTKDGQLYVNELAPRPHNSGHYTMEACRTSQFEQHVRAICNLPLGSTELLSPVVMVNLLGEHIEPLQEQIDQPDFLEHSELGVSAKVHLYGKKEAKEKRKMGHINLLTSDVAKALTWIEQTSIWESK; this is translated from the coding sequence ATGAGCGAAGCCTCAAACTTAAGCGGTAAGGTCATTAAGCCAGGCGGCACCATCGGCATTTTGGGCGGTGGGCAGCTAGGCCGTATGCTGGCCTTGGCCGGACGCAACATGGGGTATCGCTTCGTGACACTCGACCCGACGGATGATGCGCCTTGTGGTCAAGTCGCGGATGAGCAAATTCAGGCGGACTTTGACGATGTTGAAGCGGCGAGAAAACTCGCAGCCCTGTCGGACGTCATCACGTACGAATTCGAGAACGTCGATGCGCATGTGACCAACATATTAATGAATGAGTCCTATGTTCCACAAGGAAGTGAGCTTTTATACACGACTCAGCATCGTCTTCGTGAAAAGAGAGCAATTGAAGCAGCGGGCGTACCTGTAGCTCCATATGCGGAAATCACCAGCGCAGCTGAGTTGCGTGAAGCGGCTGAACGCTTCGGCACACCGTGCGTGCTCAAAACAGCAACCGGCGGCTATGATGGCAAAGGCCAGTGGGTGCTTCGATCACTGGACGAGGTTGAAGAAGCGTACGAAACGCTCAGCCGTGCTAAAACCGAGCTGGTTCTCGAACAATTCATCCATTTTGACAAAGAATTATCCGTGATTGCGGCAAGAAGTCCACGCGGCGAGGTAAAGGCTTTTCCCGCTGCTGAAAATATACATGTACATAACATCCTGCATCAATCGATCGTTCCGGCGCGAATCCCTGCTCAGGTGCAAAAGGAAGCTGAAGAGCTTGCTGTACGCATCGCAGAATCGCTCGGCGTGATTGGTTTGATCGCAGTGGAGTTATTCCTGACGAAGGATGGACAGCTTTACGTCAATGAGCTTGCGCCACGCCCGCACAATTCAGGTCATTACACGATGGAAGCCTGCCGGACTTCACAGTTCGAGCAGCATGTTCGCGCGATTTGCAACCTGCCGCTTGGTTCTACTGAGCTGCTGTCACCGGTTGTGATGGTTAATTTACTTGGTGAGCATATCGAACCGCTGCAAGAACAGATCGACCAACCAGATTTCCTAGAACACAGTGAATTAGGCGTTAGCGCGAAGGTTCATCTATATGGCAAGAAAGAAGCGAAAGAAAAACGCAAGATGGGACACATCAATCTCCTGACAAGCGACGTAGCGAAAGCACTGACTTGGATAGAACAGACAAGCATTTGGGAAAGTAAGTAA
- the dctA gene encoding C4-dicarboxylate transporter DctA, whose translation MKINFKSLTLQVIVAMILGVLFGVFFPAQAGNMKVLADIFVKAIKMVIAPIIFLTIVNGIAGMGDMKKVGRIGGKTLLYFEVVSTIALAIGILFANVFHPGTGVNAHLAKGDISQYTKAAAEGSHGFLNYILGIIPDSFVGALAKGDLLPILILAILFGASLSGMGERGKVVLDFFEKVSEVFFKIVNIIMYYSAIAAFGAIAYTIGKFGVGSLVSLGKLFALTLLAMAVFIVVILGVIAKIYNFNVFKFISYIKDEIFLVFGTSSSESALPKMVEKLEAYGCSKSVVGLVIPTGYSFNLDGTNIYLAFAALFIAQAYGVDLSLGQEIALLGVLMLTSKGAAGVTGAGFITLAATLAAFPSVPVEGIALLLGIDRFMSTARAITNLIGNGVATVVIAKMEKEFKEPVEAIEIKASLSA comes from the coding sequence ATGAAGATTAATTTCAAGAGTCTCACATTGCAAGTTATTGTTGCCATGATCTTGGGTGTCTTGTTTGGGGTATTTTTCCCTGCACAGGCAGGAAACATGAAGGTTTTGGCGGACATCTTCGTAAAAGCCATTAAAATGGTTATTGCTCCTATTATTTTCTTAACGATTGTCAATGGAATTGCTGGAATGGGTGATATGAAGAAGGTTGGAAGAATAGGTGGGAAGACTTTACTGTATTTTGAAGTTGTTTCTACAATCGCTCTTGCGATTGGAATCCTTTTTGCCAACGTGTTTCATCCCGGTACTGGCGTAAATGCTCATTTGGCTAAAGGAGATATCTCTCAATATACAAAAGCGGCGGCTGAGGGCAGTCATGGATTCTTGAATTATATCCTCGGAATTATTCCTGACAGTTTTGTAGGTGCATTAGCTAAAGGGGATTTGCTTCCTATTCTTATACTAGCTATTTTATTTGGTGCCTCTCTATCGGGGATGGGTGAAAGAGGAAAGGTTGTTCTTGATTTCTTTGAGAAAGTTTCTGAAGTATTCTTTAAAATCGTTAATATCATTATGTATTACTCTGCGATTGCAGCATTTGGAGCTATAGCCTACACCATCGGTAAGTTTGGAGTCGGTTCCTTGGTTTCCCTTGGAAAGTTGTTCGCTCTTACGCTACTTGCTATGGCAGTGTTTATAGTCGTTATTTTAGGTGTTATTGCCAAGATCTACAACTTTAACGTTTTCAAATTTATCAGCTACATCAAAGATGAAATTTTCCTAGTGTTTGGAACTTCTTCTTCTGAGTCTGCTTTACCTAAAATGGTGGAGAAACTTGAGGCCTATGGATGCTCCAAATCGGTTGTGGGTCTTGTCATTCCAACAGGTTATTCATTTAACTTAGATGGTACGAATATCTACCTCGCATTCGCTGCACTGTTTATTGCACAAGCATACGGGGTTGACTTATCTCTAGGTCAAGAGATCGCACTTCTTGGGGTTCTAATGTTAACATCTAAGGGAGCAGCAGGGGTAACAGGTGCAGGATTTATTACACTTGCAGCGACTTTAGCAGCATTCCCAAGTGTTCCTGTGGAAGGGATCGCACTTCTCCTTGGCATTGATAGGTTCATGAGTACCGCTCGTGCGATAACGAACCTAATTGGTAACGGTGTGGCTACAGTAGTTATCGCCAAAATGGAAAAAGAATTCAAGGAACCCGTTGAGGCAATTGAAATTAAGGCTAGTCTTAGTGCATAA
- the purS gene encoding phosphoribosylformylglycinamidine synthase subunit PurS, with translation MKATVYVTIKQNVLDVQGTAVQGALHSMGFDEVGKVRIGKYLELELDTTDKAEAEARVKAMCEKLLANTVIEDYRYELA, from the coding sequence ATGAAAGCAACGGTCTATGTAACGATTAAGCAGAACGTACTGGATGTTCAAGGAACTGCGGTGCAAGGAGCGCTTCATTCCATGGGTTTTGACGAAGTTGGCAAGGTTCGCATCGGGAAATATTTGGAGTTAGAACTGGATACTACGGATAAAGCAGAAGCGGAAGCACGTGTAAAAGCAATGTGCGAGAAGCTGCTTGCAAACACGGTTATCGAAGATTACCGCTACGAGTTGGCGTAA
- a CDS encoding phosphoribosylaminoimidazolesuccinocarboxamide synthase yields the protein MINAPLVHKGKVRELYDLGENFLIVVTDRISAFDYILKPGVPDKGYVLNALSKYWFGITSGYMSNHIVHTDVEKLHAIIPSADDRELLKERIIVAKKAERISIECVVRGYITGNGWRQYEKTGEINGRKLPEGLRKNERLQDPIFTPAAKNDVGHDEDISVEQMIELVGEKLTYELQERSIMLYTLAHSICEQKGIILADTKFEFGFYAGELIIIDEIFTPDSSRYWSQDKYALDIEIDSMDKEPVRTYLAGSGWDKNSEPDELPASVVEETSNRYKEILHRLVD from the coding sequence ATGATTAACGCTCCCCTGGTTCATAAGGGTAAAGTACGTGAACTGTATGATCTGGGCGAAAATTTCCTTATCGTGGTGACGGATCGGATTTCGGCTTTTGATTACATCTTGAAGCCTGGTGTTCCTGATAAGGGGTACGTTCTGAACGCGCTAAGTAAGTACTGGTTCGGCATTACGAGCGGTTACATGAGCAATCACATTGTGCACACGGACGTGGAAAAGCTCCACGCGATTATTCCGAGTGCGGATGATAGAGAGCTTCTAAAGGAACGTATTATTGTAGCGAAAAAAGCAGAGCGCATCTCTATCGAATGCGTGGTTCGCGGGTACATCACAGGCAACGGCTGGAGACAGTACGAGAAAACCGGCGAGATAAACGGTCGCAAACTGCCTGAAGGCCTGCGCAAAAACGAGCGCTTGCAAGATCCTATTTTCACACCTGCGGCTAAAAATGATGTCGGTCATGACGAAGACATTTCCGTGGAACAAATGATTGAATTAGTCGGCGAGAAGCTGACTTATGAGCTGCAAGAACGAAGCATTATGCTTTACACGTTGGCTCATTCGATTTGTGAGCAAAAGGGCATTATTTTAGCAGATACGAAGTTTGAATTCGGTTTTTATGCGGGTGAACTTATTATTATTGATGAAATTTTCACACCGGATTCCTCGCGTTACTGGTCCCAAGATAAATACGCCCTGGATATCGAGATTGATTCGATGGACAAAGAGCCCGTTCGCACTTATTTAGCGGGATCGGGTTGGGATAAAAATAGTGAGCCGGATGAGCTTCCAGCTTCCGTTGTGGAAGAAACTTCGAACCGTTATAAAGAAATTTTACACCGTTTGGTGGATTAA
- a CDS encoding ATP-binding protein has translation MNWKITILSFGIVLFAICIGGIILIGRVIHLQEQELGQRLLVTARTVTQLPSIISGLSEQSKRQEINPVTERIRIINDVDYIVVMDMNGIRWSHPSSSRIGEPSQGEDEHAAFAEHTYLSKAKGEQGTALRAFVPVMNELHEQVGVVLVGKLVPGLTGIILDMRGQIYVTVFLSLLFGIWGSWMLSRHIKEQMFRLEPEEIAQLVVERTATFNAMHEGVIAIDSREYITVFNDKAKRMLQIEGDVLGRPIREVLPDTRLPEILQFNHAIYNQELQVGPAQILSNRVPIKVGHQTVGAVAIFQDRSEVTKIAEELTGVRAFVDALRVQNHEYMNKLHTIGGLIQLNHKQKALDYLFETVEAQSELSSFVSSRIANESAAGLLLGKISRGRELGIDVRLDRASRLMRFPDHLDQHDVVVILGNLIENAFDALKQKEGSKEVIISIEQDDEVFSILVEDNGKGMSEETRSRMFERGFSTNADEGRGIGLYLIHNIVNKCGAHLEVESTLGVGTSFILTFPMHSREEETHA, from the coding sequence ATGAATTGGAAAATTACAATCCTGTCGTTCGGCATCGTTTTATTTGCGATATGTATCGGCGGTATCATTTTAATAGGCCGTGTGATTCACCTTCAGGAACAGGAGCTAGGACAGAGATTGCTTGTTACTGCGCGCACAGTTACCCAATTGCCATCTATAATCAGCGGACTATCGGAACAAAGCAAAAGGCAGGAAATTAATCCGGTCACCGAACGTATACGCATTATTAATGACGTTGATTATATTGTTGTCATGGATATGAATGGCATTCGTTGGTCACACCCGTCATCTTCCCGGATCGGGGAGCCTTCGCAAGGGGAGGACGAGCATGCTGCATTTGCGGAGCATACGTATCTTTCCAAGGCAAAAGGTGAACAGGGGACAGCGCTTAGAGCCTTCGTACCTGTCATGAATGAGCTGCACGAACAGGTAGGTGTCGTATTGGTTGGGAAGCTGGTGCCGGGACTAACGGGGATCATTCTCGACATGCGGGGGCAAATTTATGTGACGGTATTTTTGTCTTTGCTATTTGGTATTTGGGGTTCGTGGATGCTTTCAAGGCATATTAAGGAGCAGATGTTTCGCTTGGAGCCTGAGGAAATCGCTCAGCTGGTCGTAGAGCGAACCGCCACGTTCAATGCGATGCATGAAGGCGTAATTGCCATTGACAGCCGCGAATACATAACGGTTTTTAACGATAAAGCCAAAAGAATGCTGCAAATCGAAGGGGATGTCCTGGGCCGCCCTATTCGTGAAGTGCTGCCGGATACGAGACTTCCAGAAATTTTGCAGTTTAACCATGCTATTTACAACCAAGAGCTGCAAGTGGGTCCTGCTCAAATTCTGAGTAATCGGGTTCCTATTAAAGTAGGTCATCAAACGGTTGGGGCCGTAGCTATTTTTCAAGATCGCTCGGAGGTGACCAAAATCGCGGAAGAGTTGACCGGAGTAAGGGCATTTGTTGACGCACTTCGTGTGCAGAACCATGAATATATGAATAAGCTGCATACCATCGGTGGTTTGATCCAGCTTAATCATAAGCAGAAGGCGCTGGACTATTTGTTCGAAACGGTGGAGGCGCAATCCGAGCTTAGCAGCTTTGTCTCGAGCAGGATTGCCAATGAGAGCGCTGCGGGTTTACTATTGGGGAAAATCAGCCGCGGCAGAGAGTTGGGCATCGATGTTCGTTTGGACAGGGCAAGCAGGTTGATGCGTTTTCCAGATCATTTGGATCAACACGACGTTGTGGTCATCTTGGGCAATCTGATTGAGAATGCTTTTGACGCCTTGAAGCAGAAGGAAGGCAGTAAAGAGGTCATTATCAGTATCGAGCAGGATGATGAAGTATTTTCTATTTTGGTCGAGGACAATGGGAAAGGTATGAGTGAGGAAACCAGAAGTCGCATGTTTGAGCGAGGCTTCTCCACAAATGCTGACGAGGGCAGGGGCATTGGTTTGTATTTAATCCATAATATTGTGAACAAATGCGGGGCTCATCTAGAAGTGGAGTCCACACTTGGTGTGGGAACGAGCTTCATCCTTACTTTCCCCATGCATTCAAGAGAGGAAGAAACTCATGCATAG
- a CDS encoding response regulator has translation MHRVVLIEDDPMVLEVNRQFVERVPGFEIVGTSSNGVDGIEKVRDLKPDLVILDIYMPGQNGTELLQQIRNEQLQTDAIVITAANDIPTIQRMLHHGAVDYIMKPFKFERVREALENYRMMKNRLGTELTLSQVELDQLLHRNGGEPIHGSPSVSMQMDLPKGLQALTMKQVMLFLMQQTKSLSAEEVAEGVGLARVTARRYLEFLEKNKHVKLDLEYGGIGRPINRYVWMAEDKRS, from the coding sequence ATGCATAGAGTCGTACTGATTGAGGATGATCCGATGGTTCTTGAAGTGAACAGGCAGTTTGTTGAACGGGTTCCCGGCTTTGAGATTGTAGGGACATCCTCTAATGGTGTGGATGGCATCGAGAAAGTTCGTGATTTGAAGCCTGACCTCGTCATTCTAGATATCTATATGCCGGGTCAAAATGGAACCGAATTGCTGCAGCAGATCCGAAATGAACAGTTACAGACAGATGCCATTGTCATTACGGCCGCTAATGACATTCCAACGATTCAGCGAATGCTTCATCATGGGGCAGTAGACTATATCATGAAGCCTTTTAAGTTTGAACGGGTCCGAGAGGCACTGGAAAATTACCGGATGATGAAGAATAGATTAGGGACAGAATTAACGTTATCGCAGGTTGAACTGGATCAATTATTACATAGAAACGGGGGAGAACCGATTCATGGATCACCTTCCGTTAGCATGCAAATGGATTTGCCCAAAGGTCTGCAAGCACTGACGATGAAACAGGTTATGCTGTTTCTGATGCAGCAGACCAAATCGTTATCCGCCGAAGAAGTTGCTGAGGGCGTAGGATTGGCAAGAGTTACGGCACGCCGGTATCTGGAATTTTTGGAGAAGAACAAGCACGTGAAGCTAGACCTTGAATATGGCGGGATTGGACGCCCGATTAATAGGTATGTTTGGATGGCTGAGGATAAAAGATCATAA
- the purB gene encoding adenylosuccinate lyase — protein MIERYTRPEMARIWTEENKFQAWLEVEILSCEAWSELGVIPKEDVKVLREKASFNIDRIYEIEQETRHDVIAFTRAVSETLGPERKWVHYGLTSTDVVDTALGYLLRQANEILDKDIQNFIEILRNKAIEHKDTAMMGRTHGVHAEPTTFGLKMALWYEEMKRNLERFRFAADGVQFGKISGAVGTYANIDPFVEEYVCGKLGTKAAPISTQTLQRDRHAEYMATLALVATSLDKFATEIRALQKSEFREVEEPFAKGQKGSSAMPHKRNPIGCESISGLSRVIRGHMVSAYENVTLWHERDISHSSVERIILPDATQLLNYMLNRLGNIIKNLTVFPENMKRNMRSTYDVPFSGRVMTKLIDKGFAREQAYDTVQPRAMQAWEEQRSFREIVENTSVITEVLSPEEIADCFDPSWHLKHVDTIFNRLGLK, from the coding sequence ATGATCGAACGTTATACACGCCCGGAAATGGCACGCATTTGGACTGAAGAAAATAAGTTTCAAGCATGGTTGGAAGTTGAGATTCTTTCTTGCGAAGCATGGTCAGAGCTCGGAGTTATTCCTAAAGAAGATGTGAAAGTACTGCGCGAGAAAGCAAGCTTTAACATTGACCGCATTTATGAAATCGAGCAAGAGACGCGCCATGACGTAATTGCCTTCACTAGAGCGGTTTCCGAAACGCTGGGACCTGAGCGCAAATGGGTTCACTACGGTTTAACTTCAACTGACGTTGTCGATACGGCACTGGGCTACTTGCTGAGACAGGCTAACGAGATTTTGGACAAAGACATTCAGAATTTCATCGAAATCCTTCGCAATAAAGCGATCGAACATAAAGATACGGCCATGATGGGAAGAACGCATGGTGTGCATGCAGAGCCGACGACGTTTGGTTTGAAAATGGCCCTTTGGTACGAGGAAATGAAGCGTAACCTGGAGCGTTTCCGCTTTGCCGCTGATGGCGTACAATTCGGTAAAATCTCAGGTGCAGTAGGCACCTACGCGAACATCGATCCTTTTGTTGAAGAGTATGTATGCGGCAAGCTGGGTACAAAAGCAGCTCCGATCTCTACACAAACCTTGCAGCGTGACCGTCACGCTGAATACATGGCGACGCTGGCGCTAGTTGCTACGTCCCTAGATAAATTCGCTACTGAAATTCGCGCGCTTCAGAAGAGTGAGTTCCGTGAGGTTGAAGAGCCTTTTGCAAAAGGTCAAAAAGGTTCCTCCGCTATGCCGCATAAGCGTAACCCGATTGGTTGCGAGAGCATTTCCGGTCTGTCCCGTGTCATTCGCGGGCACATGGTTTCTGCTTATGAGAACGTGACGCTTTGGCATGAGCGCGACATTTCGCACTCCTCCGTTGAGCGTATTATCCTACCTGATGCGACGCAGCTGCTGAACTACATGCTGAACCGTCTAGGCAACATCATCAAGAATTTGACGGTGTTTCCTGAAAATATGAAACGCAACATGCGCAGCACCTATGACGTTCCTTTCTCTGGCCGCGTGATGACGAAGCTGATCGACAAAGGCTTTGCTCGTGAGCAAGCGTACGATACAGTTCAGCCAAGAGCGATGCAAGCATGGGAAGAACAGCGTTCGTTCCGCGAAATCGTCGAGAATACTTCCGTGATTACAGAAGTGTTAAGCCCAGAAGAGATCGCAGATTGCTTCGATCCAAGCTGGCATTTGAAACATGTTGATACGATCTTTAACCGCTTAGGTTTGAAATAG
- the purE gene encoding 5-(carboxyamino)imidazole ribonucleotide mutase — MTARVGVIMGSQSDWETMKHACDMLEELGVPYEKKVVSAHRTPDLMFEYAASAAGRGIQVIIAGAGGAAHLPGMVAAKTELPVIGVPVKTSTLNGLDSLLSIVQMPGGIPVATVAIGHAGATNAGLLAAQILGAFEPELQAKVRARRERIAQTVIESSDLL; from the coding sequence ATGACTGCACGTGTAGGTGTCATTATGGGAAGCCAGTCGGATTGGGAAACGATGAAGCACGCATGCGACATGTTGGAAGAGCTGGGAGTTCCTTATGAGAAAAAGGTGGTTTCTGCGCATAGAACGCCGGACCTTATGTTCGAATATGCTGCCTCGGCGGCAGGCCGCGGCATTCAAGTCATTATTGCCGGAGCGGGCGGAGCGGCGCACCTACCAGGGATGGTAGCAGCCAAAACGGAACTTCCGGTTATTGGTGTTCCAGTCAAAACGTCCACGCTGAACGGACTGGATTCCTTGCTTTCGATCGTGCAAATGCCTGGCGGCATTCCCGTCGCGACGGTGGCAATCGGACATGCGGGTGCAACGAATGCAGGCCTCTTGGCAGCACAAATTCTGGGCGCATTCGAGCCGGAGCTGCAAGCGAAAGTCAGAGCACGTCGCGAGCGCATTGCTCAGACCGTGATTGAAAGCAGTGACCTGTTATGA